A region of Geobacillus sp. 46C-IIa DNA encodes the following proteins:
- a CDS encoding PolC-type DNA polymerase III, with protein MVTKEQKERFLVLLEQLKMTSDEWMPYFREAAIRKVVIDKEEKSWHFHFQFANVLPIDVYKPFTDRLAAAFRHIAAVRHTVHVEAPHVTETDVQAYWPLCLEQLQEGVSPLVDLLSRQTPAVKGNKLFVTARHEAEALAVKRRFAKKIANVYASFGFPLLHLEVSIQPAEQEMEQFLAQKQQEDEERALAVLTDLAKEEEKAAASPSGPLVIGYPIRDEEPVRPLETIVEEERRVVVQGYVFDAEVSELKSGRTLLTAKITDYTNSILVKMFSRDKEDAALMAGVKKGMWVKVRGSVQNDTFVRDLVIIANDLNEVAANERRDTAPEGEKRVELHLHTPMSQMDAVTSVAKLIEQAKKWGHPAIAVTDHAVVQSFPEAYSAAKKHGVKVLYGMEANVVDDGVPIAYNEEHRRLSDETYVVFDVETTGLSAVYNTIIELAAVKVKDGEIIDRFMSFANPHHPLSVTTMELTGITDEMVKDAPDVEDVLRRFIEWAGDSTLAAHNASFDIGFLNAGLTKMGFGKVINPVIDTLELARFLYPDLKNHRLNTLCKKFDIELTQHHRAIYDAEATGHLLMRLLKEAEERGILYHDELNSRTHSEASYRLSRPFHVTLLAQNETGLKNLFKLVSLSHVEYFHRVPRIPRSVLVKHRDGLLVGSGCDKGELFDNLIQKAPEEVEEIARFYDFLEVHPPEVYQPLIEMDYVKDEEMIKDIIRSIVALGEKLNIPVVATGNVHYLNPEDKIYRKILIHSQGGANPLNRHELPDVYFRTTDEMLDCFSFLGTEKAKEIVVDNTQKIASLIGDVKPIKDELYTPRIEGAEEEIREMSYRRAKEIYGDPLPKLVEERLEKELKSIIGHGFAVIYLISHKLVKKSLDDGYLVGSRGSVGSSFVATMTEITEVNPLPPHYVCPNCKHSEFFNDGSVGSGFDLPDQNCPQCGAKYKKDGHDIPFETFLGFKGDKVPDIDLNFSGEYQPRAHNYTKVLFGEDNVYRAGTIGTVADKTAYGFVKGYASDHNLELRGAEIDRLAAGCTGVKRTTGQHPGGIIVVPDYMEIYDFTPIQYPADDTSSEWRTTHFDFHSIHDNLLKLDILGHDDPTVIRMLQDLSGIDPKTIPTDDPDVMGIFSSTEPLGVTPEQIMCNVGTIGIPEFGTRFVRQMLEETKPKTFSELVQISGLSHGTDVWLGNAQELIQNGTCTLSEVIGCRDDIMVYLIYRGLEPSLAFKIMESVRKGKGLTPEFEAEMRKHDVPEWYIDSCKKIKYMFPKAHAAAYVLMAVRIAYFKVHHPLLYYASYFTVRAEDFDLDAMIKGSAAIRRRIEEINAKGIQATAKEKSLLTVLEVALEMCERGFSFKNIDLYRSQATEFVIDGRSLIPPFNAIPGLGTNVAQNIVRAREEGEFLSKEDLQQRGKVSKTLLEYLESRGCLDSLPDHNQLSLF; from the coding sequence ATGGTTACGAAAGAACAAAAAGAGCGGTTTCTCGTATTGCTCGAGCAGCTGAAAATGACGTCGGATGAGTGGATGCCGTATTTCCGTGAGGCGGCCATTCGCAAAGTCGTGATTGATAAAGAGGAAAAAAGTTGGCACTTTCATTTCCAATTCGCAAACGTGTTGCCAATTGACGTGTACAAGCCGTTTACGGATCGGCTGGCGGCGGCATTCCGCCATATCGCTGCCGTCCGGCATACGGTGCATGTGGAAGCGCCGCATGTGACCGAAACAGATGTGCAGGCGTATTGGCCGCTTTGCCTCGAACAGCTGCAAGAAGGCGTGTCGCCGCTCGTCGATTTGCTCAGCCGACAGACGCCGGCGGTGAAAGGAAACAAGCTCTTTGTCACCGCCCGCCATGAGGCGGAAGCGTTGGCAGTCAAGCGGCGATTCGCCAAAAAAATCGCCAATGTATACGCTTCATTCGGGTTTCCTCTCCTTCATCTCGAAGTCAGCATTCAGCCGGCTGAACAGGAAATGGAGCAGTTTTTGGCGCAAAAACAGCAAGAAGATGAAGAGCGGGCGCTCGCTGTGCTGACGGATTTGGCGAAGGAGGAGGAAAAAGCGGCGGCTTCTCCGTCCGGCCCGCTTGTCATCGGCTACCCGATCCGCGACGAGGAGCCGGTGCGCCCGCTCGAGACGATCGTCGAGGAAGAGCGGCGCGTCGTCGTGCAAGGGTATGTGTTTGACGCTGAAGTGAGCGAACTCAAAAGCGGCCGTACACTGCTGACGGCAAAAATCACGGATTACACGAACTCCATTTTAGTCAAAATGTTCTCGCGCGACAAAGAAGACGCCGCGCTGATGGCCGGCGTGAAAAAAGGCATGTGGGTGAAAGTGCGCGGCAGCGTGCAAAACGATACGTTCGTCCGCGATTTAGTCATCATCGCCAACGATTTAAACGAAGTGGCGGCGAACGAGCGGCGCGACACGGCGCCGGAAGGGGAAAAACGGGTCGAGCTCCATTTGCACACGCCGATGAGCCAAATGGATGCCGTCACTTCCGTGGCGAAGCTCATTGAGCAGGCGAAAAAATGGGGCCACCCGGCGATTGCCGTCACCGACCATGCCGTTGTTCAATCATTTCCGGAAGCGTACAGTGCGGCGAAAAAACACGGTGTGAAAGTGTTGTATGGCATGGAGGCGAACGTCGTTGACGACGGGGTGCCGATCGCCTACAATGAGGAGCACCGCCGGCTTTCCGATGAGACGTATGTCGTCTTTGACGTCGAAACGACGGGATTGTCAGCCGTATACAACACGATCATCGAGCTGGCGGCGGTGAAAGTGAAAGACGGTGAAATCATCGACCGGTTTATGTCGTTTGCCAATCCGCACCATCCGTTGTCGGTGACGACGATGGAACTGACCGGCATTACCGATGAGATGGTGAAAGACGCCCCGGATGTCGAAGACGTGCTCCGCCGTTTTATCGAGTGGGCCGGCGATTCGACGCTTGCCGCCCATAACGCCAGCTTTGACATCGGTTTTTTAAATGCAGGGCTTACGAAGATGGGGTTTGGCAAAGTCATCAATCCGGTCATCGATACGCTTGAACTCGCCCGCTTTTTATATCCGGATTTGAAAAACCACCGTCTCAACACGCTTTGCAAAAAGTTTGACATTGAATTGACACAGCACCATCGCGCCATTTATGACGCTGAGGCGACCGGTCATTTGCTCATGCGGCTGTTAAAAGAAGCAGAAGAGCGGGGCATTTTGTACCACGATGAGTTGAACAGCCGCACGCATAGCGAAGCATCATATCGGCTGTCGCGCCCGTTTCACGTGACGCTGTTGGCGCAAAACGAGACGGGGCTGAAAAATTTGTTTAAGCTCGTTTCCTTGTCGCACGTTGAGTATTTCCACCGCGTGCCGCGCATTCCGCGCTCCGTGCTTGTGAAGCACCGCGACGGCTTGCTTGTCGGTTCGGGCTGCGACAAAGGGGAGCTGTTTGATAACTTGATCCAAAAGGCGCCGGAGGAAGTGGAAGAGATCGCCCGCTTTTACGATTTCCTTGAGGTGCATCCGCCCGAGGTGTATCAGCCGCTGATCGAGATGGATTATGTCAAAGATGAGGAAATGATTAAAGACATTATTCGCAGCATCGTCGCCCTCGGCGAGAAGCTGAACATCCCGGTCGTCGCCACCGGCAACGTCCATTACTTAAATCCGGAAGATAAAATTTACCGGAAAATTTTAATCCACTCGCAAGGCGGAGCGAACCCGCTCAACCGGCACGAGCTGCCGGATGTCTATTTCCGCACGACGGATGAAATGCTTGACTGTTTCTCGTTTTTAGGGACGGAAAAAGCGAAAGAAATCGTCGTCGACAACACGCAAAAAATCGCCTCGTTAATCGGCGACGTCAAACCGATTAAAGACGAGCTGTATACGCCGCGCATTGAGGGGGCGGAAGAGGAAATCCGGGAAATGAGCTATCGGCGGGCGAAGGAAATTTATGGCGATCCATTGCCGAAGCTCGTCGAAGAGCGGCTCGAAAAAGAGCTGAAAAGCATCATCGGCCACGGCTTTGCCGTCATTTATTTAATTTCACATAAACTGGTGAAAAAATCGCTTGATGACGGCTATCTCGTCGGATCGCGCGGGTCGGTCGGCTCGTCGTTTGTCGCGACGATGACCGAAATTACCGAAGTGAACCCGCTGCCGCCGCATTACGTCTGCCCGAACTGCAAACATTCCGAGTTTTTTAATGACGGCTCGGTCGGCTCAGGCTTTGACTTGCCAGATCAAAACTGCCCGCAATGCGGGGCGAAATACAAAAAAGACGGGCACGACATCCCGTTTGAGACGTTCCTCGGCTTTAAAGGCGATAAAGTGCCGGATATTGACTTGAACTTCTCGGGGGAATACCAGCCGCGCGCCCATAACTATACGAAAGTGCTGTTTGGCGAAGACAACGTCTACCGCGCCGGCACGATCGGCACGGTTGCCGACAAAACGGCGTACGGGTTTGTCAAAGGCTATGCGAGCGACCATAACCTAGAGTTGCGCGGCGCGGAAATCGACCGGCTTGCGGCCGGCTGCACCGGGGTGAAACGGACGACCGGTCAGCACCCGGGCGGCATTATCGTCGTTCCGGATTACATGGAAATTTACGACTTTACGCCGATTCAATATCCGGCTGATGATACGTCATCGGAGTGGCGGACGACCCATTTTGACTTCCACTCGATTCACGATAATTTGCTGAAGCTTGATATTCTTGGGCACGACGATCCGACCGTCATCCGCATGTTGCAAGATTTAAGCGGCATTGATCCGAAGACCATTCCGACCGACGACCCGGACGTGATGGGCATTTTCAGCAGCACGGAGCCGCTTGGCGTCACGCCGGAGCAAATTATGTGCAACGTCGGCACGATCGGCATTCCGGAGTTTGGCACGCGCTTCGTCCGGCAAATGTTGGAAGAAACAAAACCAAAAACGTTTTCTGAGCTCGTGCAAATTTCCGGGTTGTCGCACGGCACCGACGTCTGGCTCGGCAATGCACAAGAGCTCATCCAAAACGGCACGTGCACGCTGTCGGAAGTGATCGGCTGCCGCGACGACATTATGGTATATCTCATTTACCGCGGGCTCGAGCCGTCGTTGGCGTTTAAAATTATGGAATCGGTGCGCAAAGGGAAAGGCTTGACGCCGGAATTTGAAGCGGAAATGCGCAAGCATGACGTGCCGGAGTGGTACATCGATTCGTGCAAAAAAATCAAATACATGTTCCCGAAAGCGCACGCCGCCGCCTACGTGTTAATGGCGGTGCGCATCGCCTATTTTAAAGTGCACCATCCGCTCTTGTATTACGCGTCATACTTTACGGTGCGGGCGGAAGATTTCGACCTTGACGCCATGATCAAAGGCTCGGCCGCCATTCGCAGGCGGATTGAAGAAATTAACGCCAAAGGCATCCAGGCTACAGCGAAAGAGAAAAGTTTGCTTACCGTGCTTGAGGTGGCGCTGGAAATGTGCGAGCGCGGCTTTTCCTTTAAAAATATTGACTTGTATCGCTCGCAGGCGACCGAGTTTGTCATTGACGGCCGTTCGCTCATTCCGCCGTTTAACGCCATTCCGGGTCTCGGGACGAACGTCGCGCAAAACATCGTGCGCGCCCGCGAAGAAGGGGAGTTTTTGTCGAAAGAGGATTTGCAGCAGCGCGGCAAAGTGTCGAAAACGCTCCTTGAATATCTCGAAAGCCGCGGCTGCCTCGACTCGCTTCCGGATCACAACCAGCTGTCTCTGTTCTGA
- a CDS encoding proline--tRNA ligase, whose amino-acid sequence MRQSQAFIPTLREVPADAEVKSHQLLLRAGFIRQSASGVYTFLPLGQRVLQKVEAIIREEMNRIGAMELLMPALQPAELWQQSGRWYSYGPELMRLKDRHERDFALGPTHEEMITTIVRDEVKTYKRLPLVLYQIQTKFRDEKRPRFGLLRGREFIMKDAYSFHTSKESLDETYNHMYEAYANIFRRCGLNFRAVIADSGAIGGKDTHEFMVLSDIGEDTIAYSDASDYAANIEMAPVVATYEKRDEPPAELKKVATPGQKTIAEVASYLQVAPERCIKSLLFNVDGRYVLVLVRGDHEANDVKVKNVLDATVVELAAPDETERVMNCPVGSLGPIGVSEEVTIIADHAVAAIVNGVCGANEEGYHYTGVNPDRDFTVSQYADLRFVQEGDPSPDGNGTIRFARGIEVGHVFKLGTKYSEAMNAVYLDENGQTQTMIMGCYGIGVSRLVAAIAEQFADENGLVWPASVAPFHVHLLTANAKSDEQRALAEEWYGKLGQAGFDVLYDDRPERAGVKFADSDLIGIPLRVTVGKRASEGVVEVKVRKTGETFDVPVSELIETVRRLLQG is encoded by the coding sequence ATGAGACAAAGTCAAGCGTTTATTCCGACATTGCGTGAAGTGCCGGCGGACGCGGAGGTAAAAAGCCATCAGCTCCTGTTGCGGGCCGGTTTCATCCGCCAAAGCGCGAGCGGCGTCTATACGTTTTTGCCGCTCGGGCAGCGTGTTTTGCAAAAAGTGGAAGCGATCATCCGTGAGGAGATGAATCGCATCGGGGCGATGGAGCTTCTCATGCCGGCCTTGCAGCCGGCTGAGCTTTGGCAGCAGTCCGGGCGCTGGTATTCGTACGGACCGGAGCTCATGCGCCTGAAAGACCGCCATGAGCGCGATTTCGCCCTCGGGCCGACGCATGAAGAGATGATTACGACGATCGTCCGCGATGAGGTGAAAACGTATAAGCGGCTGCCGCTTGTTTTGTACCAAATTCAAACGAAATTCCGAGATGAAAAGCGCCCGCGCTTCGGACTGCTGCGCGGCCGCGAGTTCATCATGAAAGACGCGTATTCGTTCCATACATCGAAAGAAAGTTTGGACGAAACGTACAATCACATGTATGAAGCGTACGCGAACATTTTCCGTCGCTGCGGGTTAAACTTCCGCGCCGTCATCGCCGACTCGGGGGCGATCGGCGGGAAAGACACGCACGAGTTTATGGTGTTATCTGACATCGGCGAGGATACGATCGCCTATTCCGATGCGTCCGACTATGCGGCCAACATTGAAATGGCGCCGGTCGTCGCCACGTATGAAAAACGTGATGAGCCGCCGGCCGAACTGAAAAAAGTGGCGACCCCGGGGCAAAAAACGATCGCCGAAGTCGCTTCATATTTGCAAGTCGCGCCAGAACGCTGCATCAAATCGCTCTTGTTTAACGTCGATGGCCGCTATGTGCTTGTGCTCGTCCGCGGCGACCATGAGGCGAACGATGTGAAAGTGAAAAACGTGCTCGATGCCACGGTCGTTGAGTTAGCGGCGCCGGACGAAACAGAACGGGTGATGAACTGCCCGGTCGGCTCGCTCGGCCCGATCGGCGTCAGTGAAGAGGTGACGATTATCGCCGATCATGCCGTCGCGGCGATCGTCAACGGCGTCTGCGGCGCCAATGAGGAAGGATATCATTATACGGGCGTCAACCCAGACCGCGATTTTACCGTCAGCCAATATGCGGATTTGCGTTTTGTCCAAGAAGGCGACCCGTCCCCGGACGGGAACGGGACGATCCGTTTCGCCCGCGGCATTGAAGTCGGGCACGTATTTAAGCTCGGCACGAAATATAGCGAAGCGATGAACGCCGTATACTTGGATGAAAACGGCCAGACGCAGACGATGATTATGGGCTGCTACGGCATCGGCGTCTCTCGGCTTGTCGCGGCGATCGCCGAGCAGTTCGCCGATGAGAATGGGCTCGTCTGGCCGGCTTCGGTCGCGCCGTTCCACGTTCATTTGCTGACGGCGAACGCAAAAAGCGATGAACAGCGCGCGTTGGCGGAAGAATGGTATGGAAAACTCGGACAGGCTGGGTTTGACGTGTTGTATGACGACCGTCCGGAACGGGCCGGGGTGAAGTTTGCCGACAGCGATTTGATCGGCATCCCGCTTCGCGTCACCGTCGGCAAGCGGGCGAGTGAAGGTGTGGTTGAAGTAAAAGTTCGGAAAACAGGTGAAACGTTTGATGTGCCGGTCAGTGAGCTGATCGAAACAGTGCGCCGTCTTTTGCAAGGATAA
- the rseP gene encoding RIP metalloprotease RseP translates to MVETLETIISFIVVFGALVFFHELGHLLLAKRAGILCREFAIGFGPKVFSFKKNETVYTIRLLPLGGFVRMAGEDPEMIELKRGQVVGLLLDGEGQVEKIVINHKDDYPNARVIEVEDADLEHGMYVTGYADGERLERFAIKEPAFFVADRQEIQIAPYHRQFASKTLGQRTMAILAGPLANFILALVVFILIGLLQGYPVDKPVIGELTPEGAARAAGLKQGDEVIAINGERMETWTEIVNTIRAHPNEPLQFQIERNGKEMNVTVTPEEKTIQGETIGLIGVYQPMEKSVFGSVKQGLVETYYWTRQILVGLGQLITGQFQLDMLSGPVGIAVSTGKVAESGIYYLMKWGAILSINLGIVNLLPLPALDGGRLLFFAIEAVRGKPVDRQKEGMVHFIGFALLMLLMLVVTWNDIQKFFL, encoded by the coding sequence GTGGTTGAAACGTTGGAAACGATCATTTCGTTTATTGTCGTCTTTGGCGCCCTCGTGTTTTTTCACGAGCTCGGCCATTTGCTGTTAGCGAAGCGGGCCGGCATTCTTTGCCGCGAGTTCGCCATCGGTTTCGGGCCGAAAGTGTTTTCGTTTAAGAAAAACGAAACGGTATATACGATTCGGCTTCTCCCGCTTGGAGGCTTCGTGCGCATGGCCGGCGAAGATCCGGAAATGATTGAACTGAAGCGCGGGCAAGTCGTCGGCTTGCTGCTTGATGGCGAAGGGCAGGTAGAGAAAATCGTCATCAATCATAAGGACGATTACCCGAACGCCCGGGTGATTGAGGTGGAAGACGCTGATTTGGAGCATGGTATGTATGTGACTGGCTATGCCGACGGGGAGCGGCTTGAGCGTTTTGCCATCAAAGAGCCGGCGTTTTTCGTCGCCGACCGCCAAGAAATTCAAATCGCCCCGTACCATCGCCAGTTTGCTTCGAAAACGCTCGGACAACGGACGATGGCGATTTTGGCCGGACCGCTCGCCAACTTTATTCTGGCTCTTGTCGTTTTTATTTTGATCGGCCTCTTGCAAGGCTATCCGGTCGACAAGCCGGTCATCGGCGAGCTGACGCCGGAAGGGGCGGCGCGTGCGGCAGGCTTGAAGCAAGGGGACGAAGTGATCGCGATCAACGGCGAACGGATGGAAACATGGACGGAAATTGTCAATACGATTCGCGCCCATCCGAACGAACCGCTTCAGTTTCAAATTGAGCGGAACGGGAAAGAAATGAATGTGACGGTCACCCCGGAAGAGAAAACGATCCAAGGGGAGACGATCGGCTTAATCGGGGTGTACCAGCCGATGGAAAAATCGGTGTTCGGTTCAGTGAAACAAGGGCTTGTGGAGACGTACTATTGGACGCGGCAAATTTTAGTCGGACTCGGCCAATTGATCACCGGCCAATTTCAGCTTGATATGTTGTCAGGGCCGGTCGGCATCGCCGTATCGACCGGAAAGGTCGCTGAGTCCGGCATTTACTACTTGATGAAATGGGGAGCGATTTTGAGCATCAACCTTGGGATTGTCAACTTGTTGCCATTGCCGGCGCTAGACGGCGGGCGACTCCTCTTTTTCGCCATTGAAGCGGTGCGCGGCAAGCCGGTCGACCGCCAAAAAGAAGGAATGGTCCATTTTATCGGCTTCGCCTTGCTCATGCTGCTCATGCTTGTGGTGACATGGAACGACATTCAAAAATTCTTCCTATAA
- the dxr gene encoding 1-deoxy-D-xylulose-5-phosphate reductoisomerase, whose translation MKYISILGASGSIGTQTLDVIRAHPDKFRLAAASVGRNIEAARQLIAEFSPPLVAIADRGAYETLCSEYGGRTTIVYGEEGLIEAAVFPQADIVVTAVVGSVGLVPTLKAMEAGKTIALANKETLVVAGHLVMAAAEKHGVPLLPVDSEHSAIFQCLQGEKHEHVEKLILTASGGSFRDRTREELAHVTVEEALRHPNWSMGAKITIDSATMMNKGFEVIEAHWLFRLPYERIEVVLHRESVIHSLVEFRDTSVLAQLGTPDMRVPIQYALTYPERLPLSVAKPLNLAALGALHFAPVDFDRYRCLRLAYEAGKRGGSLPAVLNAANEEAVAAFLAGRIPFLAIEEWIERALERHRPVSDPQLEEIREIDADTRAYVRSLLS comes from the coding sequence TTGAAATATATTAGTATATTAGGGGCAAGCGGATCGATCGGCACACAAACGCTCGATGTGATCCGCGCCCATCCGGACAAATTCCGCTTAGCCGCGGCATCAGTCGGGAGAAATATTGAAGCGGCACGGCAGCTGATCGCTGAATTTTCTCCCCCCCTCGTCGCGATCGCCGACCGCGGCGCCTATGAGACGCTTTGCAGCGAGTACGGCGGACGGACAACGATCGTGTATGGGGAGGAAGGGCTGATTGAAGCAGCTGTATTCCCGCAAGCGGACATCGTCGTCACCGCTGTCGTCGGCAGCGTCGGGCTTGTGCCGACGTTAAAAGCGATGGAGGCGGGAAAAACGATCGCCCTCGCCAATAAAGAGACGCTTGTTGTCGCCGGGCATCTTGTTATGGCGGCGGCAGAGAAGCACGGTGTGCCGCTGCTGCCGGTCGACAGTGAACATTCCGCCATTTTTCAATGTTTGCAAGGAGAGAAGCACGAGCACGTCGAGAAGCTTATTCTCACGGCGTCCGGAGGCAGCTTCCGCGACAGGACGCGCGAGGAGCTTGCCCATGTGACGGTTGAAGAGGCGCTTCGCCATCCGAACTGGTCAATGGGAGCGAAAATTACGATCGATTCGGCGACGATGATGAACAAAGGATTTGAAGTGATTGAAGCCCATTGGCTGTTTCGGCTTCCGTATGAGCGGATCGAGGTCGTGCTGCACCGAGAAAGCGTCATCCATTCGCTCGTCGAGTTTCGCGATACAAGCGTCCTCGCTCAGCTTGGCACGCCGGATATGCGCGTTCCGATCCAATATGCGTTGACGTATCCGGAGCGGCTGCCGCTTTCTGTCGCGAAACCGCTAAATTTGGCGGCGCTAGGGGCGCTCCATTTCGCGCCGGTTGATTTTGACCGCTACCGTTGTCTGCGGCTCGCCTATGAAGCTGGGAAACGCGGCGGCTCGCTGCCGGCGGTCTTAAATGCGGCCAACGAGGAGGCGGTGGCTGCCTTTTTGGCCGGCCGCATTCCGTTTTTAGCGATCGAGGAGTGGATCGAGCGCGCTCTTGAGCGCCATCGTCCGGTGAGCGATCCGCAGCTTGAGGAGATTCGCGAAATCGACGCGGACACGCGCGCTTATGTTCGCTCACTACTATCGTAA
- a CDS encoding phosphatidate cytidylyltransferase translates to MKQRIITGVIAAALFLPIVIFGGFPFIIVTYILATVGLFELLRMKGMSPLSFAGGAGFAALWLLLVPARYGSEWLSSGAVKFGVLAALAFLLLVGTVVTKNALTFDEAAFIVLAVLYVGVGFFCFGAIRLAGLPYLIYALFVIWATDIGAYFFGRAFGRRKLWPEISPKKTIEGAIGGIGSAVVVAAVYEWAADPFGSLGTAVGIALLLSIFGQLGDLVESAFKRHYGVKDSGAILPGHGGILDRFDSLLFVLPLLYIFIEAVR, encoded by the coding sequence ATGAAGCAGCGAATCATTACTGGAGTCATAGCGGCGGCGCTTTTTTTGCCGATTGTTATTTTTGGCGGATTTCCGTTTATAATAGTAACATATATATTGGCCACGGTCGGGTTGTTTGAACTGTTGCGGATGAAAGGGATGTCTCCGCTGTCATTCGCCGGGGGCGCCGGTTTTGCGGCCCTTTGGCTGCTGCTCGTTCCCGCCCGCTACGGCAGCGAGTGGCTGTCGTCCGGGGCCGTTAAGTTCGGCGTGCTTGCCGCCCTCGCCTTTTTGTTGCTTGTCGGCACCGTCGTGACGAAAAATGCGCTGACGTTCGATGAGGCGGCGTTTATCGTGTTGGCGGTCCTTTATGTCGGCGTCGGGTTTTTCTGCTTCGGTGCCATCCGTTTAGCCGGTTTGCCGTACTTGATCTATGCGCTGTTTGTCATTTGGGCGACCGACATCGGGGCGTATTTTTTCGGCCGCGCCTTCGGCCGGCGCAAGCTATGGCCGGAAATCAGCCCGAAGAAAACAATCGAAGGCGCCATCGGCGGCATCGGTTCCGCCGTTGTCGTCGCCGCTGTCTACGAGTGGGCGGCCGATCCGTTCGGCAGCCTCGGCACAGCGGTGGGGATCGCGCTCTTGCTTTCGATATTCGGCCAGCTTGGCGACTTAGTCGAGTCGGCTTTCAAACGCCATTACGGCGTGAAAGATTCGGGAGCGATTTTGCCGGGGCACGGCGGCATTTTGGATCGGTTTGACAGTTTGCTGTTTGTGCTGCCGCTCTTATACATATTTATCGAAGCGGTACGATAA
- a CDS encoding isoprenyl transferase, whose translation MFNKMRKNKGEGAPLTKEDVLRYPIPNHVAIIMDGNGRWAKKRALPRVAGHYEGMQVVRKITRFANELGVRVLSLYAFSTENWKRPKSEVDYLMKLPEQFLTTFLPELVAENVKVQVIGRTDELPDHTRQAVGRAIHETSGNTGLILNFALNYGSRAEITAAVQQIAKDVQRGALAPEDITEPLISSYLMTDGLDDPDLLIRTSGEIRLSNFMLWQLAYTEFWFTDVLWPDFTEQHFLQAIAAYQRRDRRFGGVSAR comes from the coding sequence ATGTTCAATAAAATGCGGAAAAATAAAGGGGAAGGCGCCCCGTTGACGAAAGAGGATGTGCTCAGGTATCCGATTCCGAACCATGTCGCCATCATCATGGATGGAAACGGAAGGTGGGCGAAAAAGCGGGCTTTGCCGAGGGTGGCCGGCCATTATGAAGGGATGCAAGTCGTGCGCAAAATCACCCGCTTCGCCAACGAGCTCGGGGTGCGCGTTTTGTCGCTTTACGCGTTTTCAACGGAAAATTGGAAACGTCCGAAAAGCGAAGTCGATTATTTAATGAAACTGCCGGAGCAGTTTTTGACGACATTCCTTCCCGAGCTTGTCGCGGAGAATGTGAAAGTGCAAGTGATCGGCCGTACAGACGAGCTTCCGGATCATACGCGTCAAGCGGTCGGGAGGGCCATTCACGAAACGAGCGGCAACACCGGCCTCATTTTAAACTTTGCGCTCAATTATGGGAGCCGGGCGGAAATTACCGCGGCCGTCCAGCAAATCGCCAAAGACGTCCAACGCGGGGCGCTTGCGCCGGAGGACATCACCGAGCCGCTCATTTCCTCTTATTTAATGACGGACGGGCTCGATGACCCGGATTTGCTCATCCGTACGAGCGGGGAAATTCGTTTAAGCAATTTTATGCTTTGGCAGTTGGCGTATACGGAGTTTTGGTTTACCGATGTATTATGGCCGGATTTTACGGAACAACATTTCTTGCAGGCGATTGCCGCTTACCAGCGGCGCGACCGCCGATTTGGAGGAGTGTCAGCACGATGA
- the frr gene encoding ribosome recycling factor, whose amino-acid sequence MAKQVIQQAKEKMDKAVQAFSRELASIRAGRANAGLLEKVTVDYYGVATPINQLATISVPEARMLVIQPYDKSVIKEMEKAILASDLGLTPSNDGSVIRLVIPPLTEERRRELVKLVKKYSEEAKVAVRNIRRDANDELKKLEKNGEITEDELRSYTDEVQKLTDDHIAKIDAITKEKEKEVMEV is encoded by the coding sequence ATGGCAAAGCAAGTGATTCAACAGGCGAAAGAAAAAATGGACAAAGCCGTGCAAGCGTTCAGCCGCGAGTTGGCAAGCATTCGCGCTGGACGGGCGAACGCCGGGCTGCTTGAGAAAGTCACTGTCGACTATTACGGTGTCGCCACGCCGATCAACCAGCTCGCTACGATCAGCGTGCCGGAAGCGCGCATGCTTGTCATTCAGCCGTACGACAAATCAGTCATTAAAGAAATGGAAAAAGCGATTTTAGCGTCGGACTTAGGATTGACGCCGTCCAATGACGGGTCGGTCATCCGCTTGGTCATTCCGCCGCTTACTGAAGAACGGCGCCGCGAACTGGTGAAGCTCGTCAAAAAATATTCGGAAGAGGCGAAAGTGGCGGTGCGCAACATCCGTCGCGACGCGAACGACGAGCTGAAAAAACTCGAGAAAAACGGCGAGATTACGGAAGATGAGCTGCGCAGCTATACCGACGAAGTGCAAAAGCTGACTGATGATCATATCGCCAAAATCGACGCCATCACGAAAGAGAAAGAAAAAGAAGTGATGGAAGTATAG